The window ATGATAAGAGATCATATGCTATTaatgtaaaatttcattagtactGATTCAATCAATCTTAAATTCATTACATTTATTCAGTTATTTGACATTTTAATATGTAACAAATAGAAATTGTCACGTTTAAATATTGTGACAGTTTCACATACAGTATAACCTACACAAATACAAGAGATCTAAAGAATACATttggaacaaataaaaaatatggaTACGTTTTGATTTTCATTGTTATCGGAATCTATCAGGAAGATTTGTTGTAAGTTGTATAAAGTTCATACCAATAGTAAAAATACGAAAGTGATTAAGATTATTTGGATAAGGCTGCCATGTTTTTGCCCCACCGTTTTAGTAGAGCAAACGTGCAATTTATAAGAAGCGTAGCTTATATCGGATCGGGTAGTAACTTCACTGCTTTCTCACGAATATTATCGCCAAAAATTTCTCAACCGTTTGATAATCCAGCACTTCTGTTCGCTAAGACATTTAGCGTCTCCTCTGGAATAATGACGAAAATAAAGGTAAGCAGTCAGTAAAGCTATGTAACTGACATCTGTTAACGTTtatatatacctatatataaatatttttttttgcaTAATATTTACCTTTCCtatatgaattttaattaattctgaTAACATTTTCGGTATTCCAataattattttactttattttatctattcctagaaagaaatcttttttatgcgataaataaatacatataataatctTTTTGCATAATTAATTTTGCATTATCACAAGCATCCTATCTTTTTTAGGCTGGACCTGTTGTTGATATCTTGGGTGATGAAATGACAAGAGTCATTTGGGATTCTATCAAAGAGAAACTCATTTTACCATTCTTAGATATTGAATTACATACCTATGACTTAGGTATTGAAAATCGGGATGCTACTAATGATAAGGTGACTGTAGAATGCGCAGAAGCTATTAAGAAGTATAATGTAGGAATCAAATGTGCTACTATTACTCCAGATGAAAACAGAGTAAAAGAATTTAACTTGAAAGAGATGTGGAAAAGCCCAAATGGTACTATCAGAAATATCTTAGGTGGCACAGTCTTCCGCGAACCCATTTTGTGTAAAAACATACCAAAACTAGTACAAGGTTGGACTCAACCAATTATCATTGGTAGACATGCTCATGGAGATCAGTATAAAGCTGTTGATTTTGTGGTACCTGGCCCAGGTAAACTTGAAATCACATGGACtggagataatggaaaaaaAATTTCACATACAGTTCATAGCTTTAAGGGATCTGGAATTGCACAAGCTCAATATAATACAGATGAAAGTATTTTAGCTTTTGCTCACAGTTCTTTCCAATATGCTCTGTTAAGAAACTACCCCTTGTACCTTTCCACAAAGAATACCATTCTTAAACAATACGATGgcagatttaaaaatatttttcaagaaacatataaTAAAGAATATAAAGATAAATTTGAAGCCAAGAAACTTTGGTATGAACATCGCCTGATAGATGATATGGTAGCATATACAATGAAGAGTGAAGGTGGTTTTATATGGGCTTGTAAAAATTATGATGGAGATGTTCAATCTGATTCTGTAGCACAAGGTTATGGATCTCTGGGTCTGATGACTTCAGTTTTAATTTGTCCAGATGGACGCACAGTAGAAGCAGAAGCTGCTCATGGTACAGTTACAAGACACTATCGTCAGTACCAACAGGGAAAGGAAACTTCAACAAATCCTATTGCTTCCATATTTGCATGGACAAAAGGTTTACTCCAACGTGCAAAGCTGGATAATAATCAAGATCTTAAAAAATTTGCAGAAACATTAGAATCTGTCTGTATTAATACCATTGAATCAGGTTTTATGACAAAGGACCTTGCAATTTGCATTAAAGGCATGAGCAACGTTACTAGATCTGATTACTTAGAAACATTTGAATTTATGAATAAATTAGCAGAAAATTTGCAGAAGCAATTAAAATGACTGCAATATCCAAATCAAATATCAAAGTATTAACTTTACATGGGAAAAATATTATTACTGGTTATGGGGAAAAGAGTTGCATCTATTTATATGTTAGATTACAAAGATGGAACATAATGATATGAATAAAAGTAAGATTACTATATTGTAATTGtgattttttatagaaatatattcataaatttcaGTTTTTctattacatatgtatatttaaatccacatttaaatatttttaaacaaattttaattttaaacgaAATCAAATCGTTTTTCTTCACACTCTCTGTCATGATACCAAACCCTTTATCAAAATACCTAAATCATTGTTACTTGAATACGTACTTTACATCATAGTTAATATCACATAAGCATTtttaattacataatttttattcaaaaatatcGTCGCTCGTAAATAAGACAACATTAAACTATTAGACATAAATAACAAAGgcaataacgttttatagcaaaatatcaattaaataatacaaaaaatttagTACACTCTTTTAACCTCcaagatgtatatatatataagatgtATATATTCTTCTCTCTTCCACCCTCATTCTTACATTCGCGTATGTATATAGCGTTATTaaggtattattattattatttttaattttactaattATCAACTGATTATATCGAAATGTCTTACAATGCAACTGCAACAGAGAccttaataaatttatatcctttaaagatataaataatgaaattaactatatttaataaatgaaaaacaaataatgatataaatatatatatatatatatgtgctacatatataaatgatCAAAGGCAATCTTACTGATTTTTACGCATTAAGAACATTTACAATgaataatttcaatattatataCTTACTAAATACAATTCTTTAATATTGCATAATCGATAAAAGGAAAGATAGCAAATCatttaaattttgcaaattatgtaacttttgataatataatttttataatagttTTGTATCTTCATTTACAAATTACTATACAATATAACAGTATAACAAGTACAAAGTCAATATAATTTCAACCTTCACATATGTACTTACACgacaaagaaataattaaaaaaaagaaatctaaAATGGCGCTACTACTATTTGATTACTTTGAGTtaactttcttttatattaaatgataataacatttttgtcattttgttttattataattatgctATTTTATAAAAACTTTTTCATACAAAATTCGATGAACATTAATTTTTTCTATCTCATAAAAAAGGAAAGGTActtaaagaaacaaaaaagaagggGTTATAAAGTTTTCGTTTTCGACATAACACATTTTTTATCGAAAAGTAGATGCATATATACTCTTTTTTTAACcttagaaagagaaagaaaatttaGAAGTTCTTTTTCTGGAAACTcaatatatatttaaacaaaAAAATGTTGAATATTGTgtgaataaaatagaatatcGGAAATtgtgttttataataaaataaagataccaaataaattattaaaactgcataaaaattattgaaactcgTAGATAATTTTCTAACAATGTGGTTTTCTATTTATCGGCTAATACTACAAGCTTTTAATGATATAACGGAATTCGTAAAACAATACAAGCAGAGATAACAATGCGACATCGACAAAGTTTAAGTAATTGCTATTCTACATTAAGTgttagaaaaataaattataattatatgctTTGATTATCATTCCAATAAGAAACATCTTCAAGAAAATGACGGTACTTAAAAGCATTCGTATCTTAATCTCTTATTCATTATATGTACTTCTATACTTTTATTACTATGGTACTCATTTTTTACCTATACACaaaaaagttaaatataaaaaacttAAAAATGATAACTATACAATCATCTCGCATAAGATAAGTATATGTCATGAATACAATCTTCCTACAAAGTAATATAACTAGCctgcgaatatttatggaaACTCATATATTTATGAACATGAATAAAAAAACGAGATATagacaaaaatttatttcacctattaaataatataacgagtacataatattttttgaatatttcatatatattttctaattatcTGCATCTTTAAATGCACAAAACTCCGCAGTCTAATTATAGTATGAAGTAGCGGAGGTAATATTGTTTTTCAAAGTAAAGTCCAATGAATTCGCATTATTCTCAATACGGAGGCATTTTTAAGTGATGAGATAACTTGCTTCCACTACTTAACGAGTTAAACCATCGTCATCATCGGCTCCATTCTCTTCTCCTGCAGTTGTATCGAGGGCTGCAGGAGAAACCAGCCGGAGGAAGTGGGAGGAGTGTGTGGATACCAGAATCAGAATCGGAATTGCAGATGGCGCCTGACCTGCGCCACTTCGCCTCGCCATCGTTCTGTCCGAGTTGGTGAAAGAGGAGGGAGGGGCTGGTTTTCTCTCGTAGTCTTTCTACGATTCATCCTCTGTTCCGTCGGCTACTGGTTAGCGTCGATGACGAGGTATTCGAAGATAAATCGCGGTACCCGAGATAAATCGAGCTAACCGTGTCGAGaggagaaaggaaggaaaaggaGGGAGGAAACAAAGGTTCCAACGAGCGTATccgattttttttttcaagcGTTAAATAAAATCGTAAAAGCAATCGTGATGTTAAAACCCGGTGCTCGTGGTTGGCTGCGTATATCGATTGATACGTGATCGTGGATTTATTGGCATATCTATTTACGACCGTCGCTCAATCAGAAGATAACCTGCTTCAAGCGAATTAACTGCTCGAGGTTTGTTTTTCAGTCAACAAGATCGAGTATTTAATTTCCTTCTTGTTTTCCTTGGTTTTCTTTCGTTTATGATATGCATACGCTCCGGACTGTACCTACTAAAATCGTCGTTTGTCTGTAAACCGGAAATTGCTTGGAGAAACGGAAATCGGACACGCGTTTCGGAAAACTGATCTCCTTTCTCTTATATTTGCGTATTATTGCATTGGCGATActtttttttatcgtttattGCTTATATACTTTATTATGaggaaaaaattataaaaaggaTCTTCATATAAATTATGATAAAAGGAAGAAACTGTACgcataaaaatatgttacgttctAGCTGTACGTTGACTCGTTGCGCGATTGACCATTGTATCACATAAACCGGATGTCAAGAGTAGGAAAAACGAGTTATTGGAAATAATTATACGCAAGATTCTGAAACGAATAGTAATTGTTGTAAATGAAAAAAGGAATCAATTTACTTTTATTGTAACATATATTTAAGATATATTCGTAATAATTGTAATGTGAAGACTTTATAATTTGTAAGTATACTATTAATTTCAAGCAACTGTGTTAAACAAAAATCtatataatatagtaatatgtatATTGAATTTGATAATCGGTAAACTTTTTGTCTTTTAGAAAAACTTAACTTTTCGCTTGAATTGAATGTTAAcgatcttaaaaaatatataaactggaatacaataaaatataacCGCGATGTTGTTATATGAACTATTAATGAGGTTACAAGATTCTATTGTTATTTTGATAATTCTGTAGAAACTGATGTATAAAAAATCGGGTAAAGTTCGATCGAATTGTATCGTTTTATCCTTGGAATTTAGTACGGGAGGTGATCTCAAAGAGGTAGGATTTCTTCGTGAGAATGTTCGAACGCGCTCCTCGTCAGCAGTTTTACTAGGAAAGAAAAAATGGCGCCCATAGCCTCTAGATCGCGCGACCACCGAGTAATGCTGTACTCGTACTTCCGTAACGTGTACCAGCGCACAGTTCCCTATTAGAATTCCATAGATCGTTCATTGAGATTTCGAGCTACTCTTTATTCGACGAAAATTATGCCCGAGATGAGGACCGTATACCGAATCCGTAATTTATAATTGTGAGCAAAgccatttttaaaaaatcactcGTGAGAGATGTATACGCGATATAAAGTGGCTTGTCATTGATGTCATCGGGAAGAAGACAGACGTGTAGAACGATGGAAAAGTGAATGTTGTATTCCTTTTATCCTGATACTGTGGTTCAGAAAATCGAATAGAAATAAAAGGATATCTCGATGCGCGATAGGGAGACTATAGAACAGACGTGGGACAGAATAAATCTTGTCCAAGATGTCAGGAAGGCTACCCCGTCTGCGTGCACTTCGTCCACGACCCCAGCAATTTAAAACGGAGTCACATAAGGAAGGTAACCTTAAAGAGAATCGTCAGGGAGCCGTGATGAGGGAGCACGAGTTGCAAAGCGACACCGAAGACATTTCGTACAGTGTCAAAGACGATGTCCCAATAAAAAACAATTCAAAGCACGAACACGAGGAGCTCGATTGTTCGGGGTCTTCACAAAATTACGAATGTAAAACATGCAAACCACCAAAACCTCTATCAAGTCTTAAGGCGTATCTCGATCATCTGAAAAAGGAGCACAAACAAAAGgtatttttaattgaattacatCAATTACTTATGTTGTAAGAATTGTTTAAGTATTATTtcattgaatgaaaatttaattagtgactttttatatattttttaaataaaaaatggaatcgatattattttgagggagtaataaattatgtagttctaaaagtaaaatatatctatgtagtgtattattaataaaatgctATTAATTGGGGTACCAAATACGATGTTTCttatatttcaaaaaataatacttatatatttaggatacttttaataaaatgataACTTTTAGGGGAAATTCATACGTGACACTGGAAATAGATGTTCTATGTGTTCATATGTTGCATTAAATTCAAGAGATCTTGAAACTCATCAAAGAGTACATCATTTAAAGAGAAGGTTTTTCCGATGTGCTAAGTGCTCTTATGTAACACATGTACGTGCTCGTTATACAAAGCATGTGAAGTATCATTCCATGCCAATGATCAAATGTGATGCTTGTGATTTCCGTACGCCATATAAGGTTAATAGAAGCTTTactaaatttaacaaattagaATTTTTTTGTTAGATTAAGTATCAACAGATAATTTTTTCTTGTAGTGGAATTTAGATAGGCACACTAGAAATCATGGAGGAGGAGGGGCATTTCAATGTCGTGCTTGTAATTTTACAGCTGATATTAGACAAAGTTTAACAGTACATGAAACTAATCATCATGAACCTCCTGTGGGCCAAACAAGTCGTAAATCTAGTACTCCTTTTGAACGAAAACCAAGAAATAGTCCTAAACGTTACAATCAGGTAATATAATAACTTATTTCTtaagtaataattaatataaataatagataactgaaaatatattaaaaataaatcaatTTCAGGTGGGTGCAAGTGATTTTCGGGAATCACTACATATATCTACAGGTACAACAGTCTCAATCAGTCCTGGAGATTCATACATCTCCGATCAATCCATGGAAGATAAGAGAAGTGCAATAGCTAATGCAGAATGTATAGCATTGAAGTGTGAAGAAAAAGGTTGCCAATTCATTACTGCATGGGATTCTGAGATGCAACGACACCTGGCAGAATGTCATGCTCCAATTACACCAAATAAATCCAGAAAACCACTGCCAATGTTAATTCCTCTAAGTCCTACTAAGCTAAATAGTATTAACTCCAGTGGACCTTCAACGACGTTGTTAAAAGTTCCACGTGTTAGAGTAAGACCGGAACTTGCGCAAATTGCAAGAGACACGGAACTGGCAAAATTATATGGAAATAAAGAAGTTAgttatttttcctttctttttattaaatgttGTCTATATCTAATTGATTATTTTTATGAtgttttaataattcaattaaatttttcaCAGGTCAGCAACTTAAAGAAGGATGCGAATAACGCGgccgatttatttgaaaaaaaaaatgcgTCGTTCTTTGATAAGCTTAAGGAAAAGCTTACAACGACAGCGTCAATTAATAATGGAGTACCGGAGGTAGCTGTAAGTACTACGAACGATTTGAAATGCTGGTGTACTTTTAAAGCTAGTAGCATGGAAGAGCTGGCTTGTCACAAACAAATACACCACACTGCTCTAAGTGTATCCGTGGGCACAACGCGTTGCCCGAAGTGCAGGAGACGTTGCAAAAGTTCGACTGATCTACAAGTGCATATGCAGTGTTGTCACTCGACAAGCAACGATACGTCAATACACAATAGCTTAGAAAAATTATCAAATTGTTCAGAACTCCGTGTGACCTCGTATCGCGGTGAATATGCATTCCCAGCGCAAACGGATTGGGACGTTAATCTCAGCGGACTGAATTCCTCTGGATCATCGGTATGGTGttttatagaaataataatatttacttaATGCGTGCACATGAACAATATGGACATACGCACACAAacaaacaaataataataataataataataataatgataataataataatcgtgaaAAAATTGCAATACGAGAGTCAACAGATCTGACTATTTTTTTCTGTAATTTGTGTAAATTatgttttgaaatatgttgaTTGCAAGCATCCCGTACGGCCAttagaataatatatttaaagttaGCTTAAAAACTATCAATTTTTGTTCTTCGAAGTATGCAATGTTATTATAAGTATTTTTGTAATTACGTTAATGacaatgttttttctttttttatttatattttatatatatttttattattaagaaTGTGCTTTAAATGTTACTTACGGCAGTCGAGACCATAGACAGTTGTGTTCCCGAATGTGTTAACGCTTAATTTTGATAAAGGTAGTCAAATCTTTTGTCAGGTTGAAGGTTCTTCGACGCATCCAAGTGGCCGATGGGTATACAAATGCCCGGATTGTCCATTTTGGGCATCCACCGCAAGTCGTTTTCATGTTCATATTGTCGGTCATTTAAATCGGAAGCCATTCGAGTGTTCCCTATGCGCGTATCGCTCTAACTGGCGGTGGGACATCACAAAACATATTAAACTTAAAGCAGCTAAAGATCCAGTTCATATGACTGCCAGGGTACTTATGAGGGATGAAACAGGTCGACGGAATTATTccaaatataacaaatatctTGCACAGGTGAAAGCATAAATTTCACTTACATTTAAACAATTCTTTTATTAGTAAAGAAGAAGGTGCTTGTCGATTTTCATAGGCGCACTGATTTTTTTATGGTTTCTCTCAAAATCACTCTATGGTAAATTTGTTTATCCATGACAAGCATGTGTGATGATCCTTATAAATAATGAGAAAAGCtgaattacatatttttttaaagaacCAAAGAAGATAATGAAACACTCAAAATGCATTAGTTGTATCAAAGCGCTTGGACACTTGATTGGTGTTATGATGTTAATCTGATTGCAATTACAAGCATATTCTTAGTAATCAAAACCGACATGATAACATTGAAAATGTTCCATACCTCTAAAAgtgacttttcattttatatggaacgtcattttttaataatataaaagaaattttcagTGTGCCGAATAGTTGTTTTTCTGCTGAATAATAAGTTGTTTTTCGTCGTGCAGCAGTGTATCGCTTATGACAAACAATTCTATATTGTACGTAAACTTCTCTCTCTTTCATAGGTCGAGCAACAGTCGTGGGATGATCAAAACATGGAGGAACGTAGCGTGGAAGAAACGAATTCTGACGAACCGCCAACTAAGTTATTCATAATGAATAGCAACGAATATCGGCAAACATCGGATCTCTCGTCTTCTCCTATTTCGATCGTGTCTCCGAATGAAGGAAACCATAATCTTAACACCATTAACATCGGATTGAAGCCACCACCGCTTCTTAAAGCTGCTGCGAGGAATCGGGGACAGTCTTTACTTAAAAGCAATTTGATTTCCTCTCATTCACTATCAAGTGGATCATCATCAGCGACGATCGCAGAGGAAAATAAACGTACAATGTGGAAATGCAAACGTTGCAATTTTCGACATTGTAGTAGAGAAATTGTTTCAATGCACGTTAAATCTCACAGTGAGCCAGCTGACCAACGCCATGGAGAAGAAAAAGTATGAATATTTGTGGTTGTTTTGTTCAtttagttttttttttgttattagacacataatatattcgtattatatatttgtttacaGAATGTATTTGGTTGTGGAGATTGTCCATTTTCCGCATCTGATGCAGCAACGTTATCGATGCATAGAGTTCATCATCGTCCAAATTTGGATGCtatttttaaatgttatttatgTCCATATTATGTCAGCACAAAAGTGTATGTATTTGTATAATGCTATTATCATTAAATTTATAACATTCTTGGaagatatttatttgttttatctTTACAGAGAGCTTTTGGATCATGTCAGACTTCATGGAGAGGAGCTCGCCGTTGCGCACCAACAGAATATGGAGTACGATTTCCCTACCAAGTCTAAAGCACATCGAACTTCAAATACTGATAATAGTAAGTTAAACAAATTCT of the Bombus affinis isolate iyBomAffi1 chromosome 6, iyBomAffi1.2, whole genome shotgun sequence genome contains:
- the LOC126918051 gene encoding isocitrate dehydrogenase [NADP] cytoplasmic isoform X1; the protein is MFLPHRFSRANVQFIRSVAYIGSGSNFTAFSRILSPKISQPFDNPALLFAKTFSVSSGIMTKIKAGPVVDILGDEMTRVIWDSIKEKLILPFLDIELHTYDLGIENRDATNDKVTVECAEAIKKYNVGIKCATITPDENRVKEFNLKEMWKSPNGTIRNILGGTVFREPILCKNIPKLVQGWTQPIIIGRHAHGDQYKAVDFVVPGPGKLEITWTGDNGKKISHTVHSFKGSGIAQAQYNTDESILAFAHSSFQYALLRNYPLYLSTKNTILKQYDGRFKNIFQETYNKEYKDKFEAKKLWYEHRLIDDMVAYTMKSEGGFIWACKNYDGDVQSDSVAQGYGSLGLMTSVLICPDGRTVEAEAAHGTVTRHYRQYQQGKETSTNPIASIFAWTKGLLQRAKLDNNQDLKKFAETLESVCINTIESGFMTKDLAICIKGMSNVTRSDYLETFEFMNKLAENLQKQLK
- the LOC126918051 gene encoding isocitrate dehydrogenase [NADP] cytoplasmic isoform X2; translation: MTKIKAGPVVDILGDEMTRVIWDSIKEKLILPFLDIELHTYDLGIENRDATNDKVTVECAEAIKKYNVGIKCATITPDENRVKEFNLKEMWKSPNGTIRNILGGTVFREPILCKNIPKLVQGWTQPIIIGRHAHGDQYKAVDFVVPGPGKLEITWTGDNGKKISHTVHSFKGSGIAQAQYNTDESILAFAHSSFQYALLRNYPLYLSTKNTILKQYDGRFKNIFQETYNKEYKDKFEAKKLWYEHRLIDDMVAYTMKSEGGFIWACKNYDGDVQSDSVAQGYGSLGLMTSVLICPDGRTVEAEAAHGTVTRHYRQYQQGKETSTNPIASIFAWTKGLLQRAKLDNNQDLKKFAETLESVCINTIESGFMTKDLAICIKGMSNVTRSDYLETFEFMNKLAENLQKQLK